DNA sequence from the Schistocerca americana isolate TAMUIC-IGC-003095 chromosome 2, iqSchAmer2.1, whole genome shotgun sequence genome:
GAGAGCCAGAGATTTCGAACTTTTATTGAATTGTGTAGGCCCTAAAATTTCCAAAAGATAACACCCTTTTTAGGAGAAATGTAATTGCAGCAGAACGTTAATAGTCACTCccagttttttttctctttgtcattcACGGCGAAAAGATATCAATAAAGATACCGTTTTCTTTTCAACATCTCGCATATCACTAAGTAATAGCCGAGTTATTCCCCTCCAAGCGTCTAGTCTTTTCAGTTCGGTTTTGCAACCGCATTTCTTAAGGGCCCATTAAAATTCCCGTTCACGTTAAAACTCTATCAGCTTTAATGCTCTCTCGATATTCCACGCTATACTCCAGCATttttaaacacaaaaaatacacacCTTTAGAGAGAGAAGGCATTGCCTACAGGGTAAACAGCGATTGCTGAAATTAAAGTTTTTCAGGGCGGCCACAAGTCGCACTCAGTAcgttttattgagtgatttaagtctTTGATTTAATAGCCAACTACTGTACTTTAAATTataaattccagagtttctgatgatgctcttgttaaataaaaaacaataagtgCAACTTGTGTCTATCCTGGAAAATTTAGCAGGGCGGCCCATAGATTTCAAGGGCCTTCAAACTTTCTTAGCTCATAAGTTAAATATCACAAATACTGATTCTTCAGTACATTGTTTTCCTGGTAATTAAATTCTGCCTGCATGGAACACTGTgaacaatttatttatgtattgaATGTAGCGTTATATATAAATAATAGTAGGCGCAATGTTAATAATAACAGCTACTAAAAGAAACAAACCCAATATTCACTGAAAAACGTTTGTAGCATAATTCATTATACTGATTTTAAAAGTCTTTTTGAATTTGTCAATGCCAGCTAAACAGTTTCGGGCAACTATAGAATCTTTCATTTGTGCATCAGTGAAGCTCATTTTTGAAGCAAGTTCATGTTCTACTGATAACTGTGCTAGCTGACTAAGTATCTATTGGTTTAAAATTATTGGTAAATGATTTTTTGATTAATGTAATTTACTAAATCCTCTCTCAGCTGAAGCAACAGTCATTCGCAGGGTAATGAAAATCCTGAGTGCAATACGAAGTTTTGGATTGTAAATTTCATTTAGGAGAAGAAATGGAAGCCCCTTGTTTTCTGTTGTCTTTGTCCAGTCCAGAAAAGTAGCAGTACTCACTGACTTCAACATTTGTATTTCTTTGATGAGATTATGACTCGTGTGATCAGGAAAAGTTTTGATCATTTTCTTAATGGTGTCACGATCCATATGAGAAACAATCTTGTTGGGATCATGCCAAAAATCTCTTATTGAAACAGTTTGTTCATCTGTTTCATCTATGAGTGTCAGGTGTTCCACTAATACCCCAGTCAATTTCATCGATGAAAATCTTCGTCTTCCTTCCTCTCTTTAACGAAAAAAGTGTCTCAGTCTCAATTTCAGTAgcctttttttttaagttctgcGTAAGTATTCACGCCAGAAAGCTCTTACCTCCACATCTACAGTAACCGTCAGAGCTCTAATGTTTTTCATTTATCAAGTGAAATTACTTTTGACTACAGAATCAGACTTAGATGGTCTGCATTCCAAACATTCAAGAGGATCAGTGTTCCAAACATGGAGAAGTAACTGATCAACATTGCCCAAGAAAAGTTGGAGAAGCTATAAAATCTTTTTGTTGCGTCGATATATTTTCTGTTATCTCAATTTATAAACTAACAAAATCATTGACCTCACGTGCTTGTACGGTCGTCCAGCACAGACAGTTCGCCGAAAAtttccatctttttttaaaaaaaaaaaaaataaataaataaaaaataaaaaggaatttaaTAAAGATCAAAAGTAGATGTAGAGAcataatcagtccctaagcttacacactacttaacctaaatcatcttaaggacaaacacacacacccacgcccgagggaggactcgaacctccgccgggaccagccgcacatccatgactgcagcgccttagaccactttttttattttttttttaatctcattttgttcgttatcgttcgttgcatctgctcggagcggatgtcgcaagacatccgttccagttcgtcgttgatccattaactcaggttttttatttattatttttttttttaatacagagggcagctacccctctgaccgaacatgctgagctgccgtgccggcacccgctcggctaatcccgcgcggggaagtgcaatcagtctacaaaggagattgcttacgtgTTACTCGTGCGGCCGGCTCTAGAATATTGTTCACGTTCGTGGTaccataccaaataggattaacaggggatattgatcCTATACAGAGaacgcagcacgaatggtcacgggtttgtttaatccatgggatatACCGAAAGAACTGCACCGGCAGAATCTTACAGATAAACGTAAACTATccgaagaaaacaaaatttcaagaaccacctCTAAATGATGTTTAGAAATGTAGCAGAagtccctacgtatcgctcacatagtaATCACGAGGATAAATTGGAATAATTAAACCACGCACAGACGCATTCGAACAATCAGTCTTCCCGCGCTCCGTACGTGAGTGGTAAGTGaataaaccctaataactgatacaacagCTCGTAGCCTCTGCCGTGCGCTTCACGGTGGTTTGCGTAGTAGATGCAGAAGTTTATCTACGAGAAGGTTTAACGTGTGCGCTGTACGCGAACCGGCAGGCACGCACCTGGTGACGACGACGTCGAGGTCGAGGTAGGTGCCGCCGAACTTGTAGAGCGTGAGGAAGCGCAGCACGTCGGAGGCGTGCGAGCGCGGCCAGCGCGAGGCTCGCAGCGCGCCGCCGCGGTACCAGCCGGCGAGCGGCGTGCCGCGCACGTAGCGCTCCAGGCTGACGCGGCGCAGCCGCACGTTGCCGTAGTGGCGCAGCTGGCGCGCCGCGCGCGACCACGACGCGTTGGCGGCCGCGGGCGCCGCCGCCATCAGCAGGTAGACGGCCAGGTGCGGGTTGGCGCGCGCCGCCGACTCCACGGCGCACGCCTGCCGCGGCGTCAGCGTCACCTCGCCGTCCGTCGCCGACGCGCACGACGTCTCGTGGAAGAAGATGGCGGCTCCCGCGTGCTCGGCCGGCTCCGCGCCCACGTCGGGCAGCGCCCACGAATCGTCCGCCGTCGGGGAGACGGAGCCGGGCGCGGCGTCGTCGGAGGCGGCGCCGCCGCGCTCGTAGCACGCGATGCCGTCGGCGGAGGCGCCGACGCCCGTCACGTCGGAGAAGGCGGCGCCCGCGCCGGCCAGCACGGAGCGCAGGAAGgcgtcgtcggcggcggcggcccaCAGCGTGAGCAGCAGCGCGGCGGCGGCCGCCAGCGCCAGCCCGGCCGCCAGCGTGGAGCGGCGCGCCAGCAGGCACGGCGCCCGCATCTCGCGAAGCAGCGCACCCTCCCGCGTCCGCGTCCGCGACGCTACTGACCGCCACCTCGCCGCCGAGGGTCCTCTCCGGCCCGGTGCGCATGCGCGCTGCGCACGCGCCCCGCCACCTGACCCTCTGCTTAACAGCTGACTGCCACTTCCCCTGCCGCGGCGACAACCTTTCGCGACGGCTACCTTTTGCTTCCGAAACGCCCGCGTGATCGGCTGGCTGGCTTCCGGCCATCCGTAGGTGTCTGCATGGGGGTGATTTCACCCAGAATTCggtcttctacactactggccattaaaattgctataccaagaagaaatgcaggtgataaacgggtattcattggacaaatgtcttatactagaactgacatgtggttacattttcacgcaatttcggtgcatagatcctgagaaatcagtacccagaacaaccacctctggccgtaataatggccttgatacgtctgtcattgagtcaaacagagcttggatatcgtgtacgcccatgcagcttcaacacgatactacagttcatcaagagtagtgactggcgtattgtggcgagccagttgctcggccaccgttgaccagacgttttcaattggtgagagatctggagaatgtgctggccagggcagaagtcgaacattttctgtatccagaaaggcccgtacaggacctgcaacatgctgtcgtgcattatcgtgctgaaatgtaaggtttcgcaggaatcgaatgaagggcagagccgcgggtcgtaacacatctgaaatgtaacgtccactgttcacaaagtaccgtcaatgtgaactagaggtgaccgagacgagtaacgaatggcaccccataccatcacgccgaatgatacgccagtatggcgatgacgtatacagccttccagtgtgcgttcaccgcgatgtctccaaacacggatgcgaccatcatgatgctgtaaacagagcctggattcatccgaaaaaatgacgttttgctattcgtgcacccaggttcgtcgtcgagtacaccatcgcaggtgctcctgtctgtgatgcagcgtcaagggtaaacgcagccacggtctccgagctgatagtcgatgctgctgcaaacttcgtcgaactgttcgtgcagatggtagttgtcttgcaagcgtccccatctgttgactcagggatcgagacttggctgcacgatcctttacagccatgcggataagatgcctgtcaattcgagtgctagtaatacgaggccgttgggatccagcacggcgttccgtattaccctcccgaacgcaccgattccatattctgctaatagtcattggatctcgaccaacgcgagcagcagtgtcgcgatacgataaaccgcaatcgcgataggttcaatccgacctttatcaaagtcggaaacgtgatggtactcatttctcctccttacacgaggcatcacaacagcatttcaccaggcaacgccggtcaactgctgtttgtgtatgagaaatcggttggaaactttcctcatgtcagcacgttgtaggtgtcgccaccggcgccaacttgtgtgaatgctctgaaaagctaattatttgcatatcgcagcatcttcttcctgtcggttgaatttcgcgtctgtagcacgtcgtcttcgtggtgtagcaattttaatgcccagtagtgtacttctgcACTTTCCGTATTAGGCCTATGCGGTCTTTTAGGCTGCGTCCgcagtggcaccgacaacggtcgcCAGACGTTGTCGCCAGATGTCGACCGATAACACCGGGCGACCACTTGGTCACAACGCTTCCCATCGCCTTTGTCAGTTTCTGGCGGGGTCAAagaggttaggttagaatctacactgaccaaaaaaaaaatcgcaacaccaaagataattaatgtagagtaataagatTTCCGGAATACATTtcattaggtaacatatttaagtgattcacgTTGCAAGATCAtatgttaatgtaagcgcgaggtaagttaTTGCAAATGTGGTtcgctggtacactaataacctgtgtaaccgacAGAATATTGCATGGaagcaagcaaacgtgcatgcactgtgttgtgcaggtgccagatgtcagtttgcgggatggaatTCCATATCTCTTCCACTTGTCGGTTAGTGCAGgagcggttaatgctggttgtagatCTCGCTAAAGTTGTCGTCCgaagatgtcccatatgtgttcgattggagacagatttggtgatcgagcaggccaaggcgacatgtAGACTTCTGTTGAGCATATTGGGTTGCAACActggtatgtgggcgaacgttatcctgttggaaaacaccgcccgggatgctgctcatgaatggcagcactacaggtcgaatcaccagactgacgtacagatctgCAGCCATGGTGTGTGGGACAACCATGAGATTACCCCTGCTGTCTTGCGAAGGAGCTCTCCAGAGCACAAGCAGTCTAAGGCGctttagtcatggactgtgcggctggtcccggcggaggttcgagtactcccttgggcgtgggtgtgtgtttgtccttaggataatttaggttaagtagtgtgtaagtttagggactgatgaccttggcagttaagtcccataagatttcacacacatttgaacatttttttctccagAGCATAACCCTAGGCtgaggtccagtatgtctagcatgcagacatgcTGACTGCAGGCCTGAAATGGCCTTTTTCTAACCAAAACGCAGCCAATCATTCcaccgacgcagaaccagctttcatcaggaaacgcaacagacctccacccttcctTCCTATGAGCTCTTGCCTGACAGCAGTAAAGTCGCAAGCGGCAGTGGtttgggatctacatctacatctacatttatacttcgcaagccactcaacggtgtgtggtggagggcactttacgtgccacggtcattacctccctgttctgttccagtcgcgtatggttcgcgggaagaacgactgtcggaaagcctccgtgcgcgctcgaatctctctaattttacattcgtgatctcttcgggaggtataagtaggggaaagcaatatattcgatacctcatccagaaacgcaccctctcgaaagctggcgagcaagctacaccgcgatgcacggcgcctctcttgcagaatctgccacttgagtttgctaaacatctccgtaacgctatcacggttaccaaataaccctgtgacgaaacgcgccgctcttctttggatcttctctatctcctccgtcaacccgatcgcacactgatgagcaatactcaagtataggtcgaacgagtgttttgtaagccacctcctttgttgatggactacattttctaaggactctcccaatgaatctcaacctggtacccaccttaccaacaattaattttatatgatcattccacttcaaatcgttccgtacgcatactcccagatattttacggaagtaactgctaccagtgtttgttccgctatcatttaatcatacaataaaggatccttctttctatgtattcgcaatacattacatttgtctatgttaagggtcagttgccactccctgcaccaagtgcctatctgctgcagatctaccggcatttcgctacaattttctaatgctgcaacttctctgtatactacagcatcattcgcgaaaagccgcatggcatgGGATGTGTCGTTCAAGGCGTCTGGCTTGGACCTGTCCTTGAAATAACAGATTTTTAACAGTAAGTTGCGTCATTGTGgttgcaactgctgctcaaattgctgctgcagatgcagtaagattcgCCAGAAccatctcggtagtgccacgtggccgtccggatcccggtcttcttgcgactgtccgttctcgtgacaaccgctgccaacaatcatttAGCCaatcagtggctacattcctgtcaactcTTTCTACGGCTTCGCAGAAGGAACATTGAgtttctcgtagacctattacacgacctcgttcaaacacagtgacgtgttgataatggcgtctttgtcacgttAAAAGCATTTTTGAGTAACATCACCTCACGATCtccaatctcaaatgtaattaataCTCAAGgccgttacagcgtttatttaaagcaaacctgatttgcatccccatacTGGCGCTGCGCTActagaaatttgaatagacatcatctttcagatgtagaaagacgcctacAAATTTTCGTTTGTGTCACACAGTTCCTTCTGGGCGTTGGgattttttctccgtcagtgtattctACGTTAGACTTCATCCCCCAAGGGTGGAATGGACACCACGACGCCTCTGTATTTGCAGACAAGTGCTGCAGCGCGACGTTTGCTATGAAAAAGACGCCGACTGTTTGTGAATAAAC
Encoded proteins:
- the LOC124594397 gene encoding lactosylceramide 4-alpha-galactosyltransferase-like, which gives rise to MRAPCLLARRSTLAAGLALAAAAALLLTLWAAAADDAFLRSVLAGAGAAFSDVTGVGASADGIACYERGGAASDDAAPGSVSPTADDSWALPDVGAEPAEHAGAAIFFHETSCASATDGEVTLTPRQACAVESAARANPHLAVYLLMAAAPAAANASWSRAARQLRHYGNVRLRRVSLERYVRGTPLAGWYRGGALRASRWPRSHASDVLRFLTLYKFGGTYLDLDVVVTRSLEGMSNFAGAESATDVAAGVLNFSPDGRGHALAAACLADLSQHFRGDQWGHNGPGVITRVLKRACSAKQVREMTRQACGGFTVHPPSAFYPIPWREWRLYFEERHSNRTMARLRRSYAIHVWNKFSQARNVTVGSRQPYGLIAERFCPRVYAASGKFF